GATAGGAGCACATAAAGCTTTCCCTTCATAGCCAGCTTATAGCCGTGCTTTCGTTCCAGGTCCTCCTTGTAGACAGATAATAAAATATCTTTAATGACCCTATCTCCTTCCACAAGGGATTGAAAGATAACATTATAATTAGCGATTTCTTTAGAAAAGGCACTCATTTCAAATATAATTACCAGAGAGTCGAAGGTCTTCGTATTACTGCTGCCTTTGTGAAGTTCATTGCTGTTTATTATCACCAGACTGCCCTCTGTTACTTCTAATTGCTTCTGGTTACAAATAAAATTTCCTCTGCCGCTTAATATGTAATGAAGCTCCAGATGTTCATGCCAATGGGGCAGGCAATAGGTCCCCGGCATGCGAATCTGGTTTATAAACATCTGTACCGGAAACTCTTCGTCATTTATAATTTTCTTTTCATACAGACTTATATCATGCATTCTTAGCTCCCCTCT
The nucleotide sequence above comes from Anaerocolumna cellulosilytica. Encoded proteins:
- a CDS encoding AraC family transcriptional regulator, translating into MHDISLYEKKIINDEEFPVQMFINQIRMPGTYCLPHWHEHLELHYILSGRGNFICNQKQLEVTEGSLVIINSNELHKGSSNTKTFDSLVIIFEMSAFSKEIANYNVIFQSLVEGDRVIKDILLSVYKEDLERKHGYKLAMKGKLYVLLSYLLRNYVTERLSERENRSRIWNLSRLNTVLQYIQEHYTEPVTNKELADLIHISEYRFCHLFKESIGQSPLNYINEIRLKKAYYLIEQNEISLSQIAALVGFQDYNNFGRLFRKYYGCSPSKV